A portion of the Pseudomonas sp. PSE14 genome contains these proteins:
- a CDS encoding class I SAM-dependent methyltransferase: MPLLNINTEPSRSKGPFIRSLSRGSRVLDVGCGNGSPAWFKSVRPDIYYIGVDVGDFNQQGDPNKHANEYIVCPPEEFAKTLESYTGQMDAVVSSHNLEHCDEPDRVLAAMAAALAPGGHLYLAFPCEESVNFPKRGGCLNFFDDPTHQKVPSWQKTLDSLSANGCEIEFHIKRYHPSPLWVIGLLLEPISFLKKNIIQDATWALYGFESVIWAKKPDIPVELGDWGPQSGIAGEGINVQPNGDSAIWIQAQNISGFGDVRVKFGDYASEIPATVMPEVVTTSVPTHVVNTPGEYPVTIIEASGRKTLIGTLVVLDRDNPASLSH; this comes from the coding sequence ATGCCACTACTCAACATCAATACGGAACCAAGCCGCAGTAAAGGCCCGTTCATCCGATCATTATCTAGAGGGTCGCGTGTTCTCGACGTTGGGTGCGGAAATGGCTCACCGGCCTGGTTCAAATCGGTGCGCCCTGATATTTATTACATTGGCGTGGACGTCGGAGACTTCAATCAGCAAGGCGACCCCAATAAACATGCCAACGAATACATAGTCTGCCCTCCAGAAGAGTTCGCAAAAACGCTTGAGTCTTATACTGGCCAGATGGATGCAGTAGTGAGCTCTCACAATCTTGAACATTGTGACGAGCCAGATCGCGTCTTGGCAGCCATGGCAGCAGCTCTCGCTCCCGGAGGCCATCTATATCTGGCATTTCCATGTGAGGAAAGTGTCAACTTCCCCAAGCGCGGTGGGTGCCTAAATTTCTTCGATGACCCAACACACCAGAAGGTACCTTCGTGGCAAAAGACTCTCGACAGTTTATCTGCCAATGGCTGCGAGATTGAGTTCCATATAAAACGATATCACCCAAGCCCACTTTGGGTAATTGGCCTGCTACTCGAGCCAATAAGTTTCCTAAAAAAAAACATTATCCAAGATGCCACATGGGCGCTATATGGCTTCGAATCTGTCATATGGGCGAAGAAGCCGGACATCCCTGTTGAACTGGGTGACTGGGGACCACAATCAGGAATCGCTGGCGAAGGCATAAACGTACAGCCTAACGGCGACTCTGCGATATGGATTCAAGCCCAAAACATCTCCGGCTTCGGAGATGTGCGAGTGAAATTTGGGGATTATGCTTCAGAAATCCCAGCAACCGTTATGCCAGAAGTTGTTACAACATCCGTACCCACGCATGTGGTTAACACTCCAGGCGAGTACCCCGTAACGATCATCGAGGCATCAGGACGAAAAACCTTGATTGGAACTCTTGTCGTTCTCGATAGAGACAATCCGGCAAGCCTCAGCCACTGA
- a CDS encoding structural protein P5, whose amino-acid sequence MATHGARNCNPGNTWQGQLGLELGVPKRRSGRLDTPENGIRPLAKLLLAYRCKDGMPSVGDPGIDAVRETVSRWAPDNENDTEAYIGAVAKALGVQPEQELDVRLPATLRESFDMRAAGCHIRPR is encoded by the coding sequence ATGGCTACCCACGGAGCCCGCAATTGCAACCCCGGCAACACTTGGCAGGGTCAACTAGGCCTCGAGCTGGGCGTGCCGAAGCGGCGCTCAGGCCGCCTCGATACACCGGAGAACGGCATCCGCCCCCTGGCTAAGCTGTTGTTGGCTTATCGCTGCAAGGACGGCATGCCTAGCGTGGGTGACCCAGGCATCGACGCCGTGCGCGAGACTGTCAGCCGCTGGGCGCCGGACAACGAGAACGACACCGAAGCGTACATTGGAGCCGTGGCCAAGGCCCTGGGTGTTCAGCCCGAACAGGAGCTTGATGTGCGGCTGCCGGCGACGCTGCGCGAATCATTCGACATGAGAGCGGCGGGGTGCCATATCAGGCCGAGGTGA
- a CDS encoding Bax inhibitor-1/YccA family protein, translating to MQERQYLDSTAVEQKEVSGVLRNTYGLLALTLAFSGLVAFASQQMRLPYPSIFVVLLGFYGLFFLTVKLRNSAWGLLSTFALTGFMGYTLGPILNLYLGMANGASVISSAFFMTALVFFGLSAYVLTTRKDMSFLSGFITAGFFVLLGAVLVSLFFQISGLQLAISAGFVLFSSAMILFQTSAIIHGGERNYIMATISLYVSIYNLFISLLQIFGIMGSDD from the coding sequence ATGCAAGAACGGCAATATCTCGACTCCACGGCCGTGGAGCAGAAAGAGGTCAGCGGCGTCCTGCGCAATACCTATGGTCTGCTCGCGCTGACGCTGGCCTTCAGCGGCCTGGTGGCTTTCGCCTCGCAGCAGATGCGTCTGCCTTACCCGAGCATCTTCGTGGTGCTGCTGGGCTTCTACGGCCTGTTCTTCCTCACCGTGAAGCTGCGCAACAGCGCCTGGGGTCTGCTCAGCACCTTCGCCCTCACCGGCTTCATGGGCTACACCCTTGGCCCGATCCTCAACCTGTACCTGGGCATGGCCAATGGCGCGAGTGTGATCTCGTCGGCCTTCTTCATGACGGCCCTGGTGTTCTTCGGCCTGTCCGCCTACGTGCTGACTACCCGCAAGGACATGAGCTTCCTGTCCGGCTTCATCACCGCGGGCTTCTTCGTGCTGCTGGGCGCCGTACTGGTCTCGCTGTTCTTCCAGATCAGCGGCCTGCAACTGGCCATCAGCGCCGGCTTCGTGCTGTTCTCCTCGGCGATGATCCTGTTCCAGACCAGCGCGATCATTCACGGTGGCGAGCGCAACTACATCATGGCCACCATCAGCCTGTACGTCTCGATCTACAACCTGTTCATCAGCCTGCTGCAGATCTTCGGCATCATGGGCAGCGACGACTGA
- a CDS encoding XRE family transcriptional regulator: MRNIMRKKARMSNILPTPSDRPSVLVHVADNVKTLRRNSGFSQDALAKASGVSRRMLVGIESGDTNVSLATLDRIAAALGVTFADLVRPPSTRNLSRVDAVAWAGAQPDSRGTLLASTPATRQAELWHWSLAPGDRYNAEPDADGWYDMVYVIEGQLTIVLAEETVTVEAGGFHVFKSSQPFSYQNHGDVLARFVRNVVN; encoded by the coding sequence ATGCGCAACATAATGCGCAAAAAGGCCAGAATGAGCAATATACTGCCCACTCCTTCCGATCGTCCCAGTGTGCTGGTGCACGTCGCCGATAACGTGAAGACCCTGCGTCGCAATAGCGGCTTCAGCCAGGATGCGTTGGCCAAGGCCTCTGGTGTCAGCCGGCGGATGCTGGTCGGCATCGAGAGCGGCGACACCAACGTCAGCCTCGCCACCCTGGACCGCATCGCCGCCGCCCTTGGCGTGACCTTCGCCGACCTGGTCCGGCCGCCGTCGACCCGCAACCTGTCCCGCGTCGACGCGGTGGCCTGGGCCGGCGCGCAACCCGACAGCCGCGGCACCCTCCTCGCCAGCACACCGGCCACGCGCCAGGCGGAGCTCTGGCACTGGTCCCTGGCACCCGGCGACCGCTACAACGCCGAGCCGGACGCTGACGGCTGGTACGACATGGTCTATGTGATCGAGGGGCAACTGACCATCGTGCTCGCCGAGGAGACGGTGACCGTCGAGGCCGGCGGGTTCCATGTATTCAAGAGCAGCCAACCGTTTTCCTATCAGAACCATGGGGACGTGCTGGCGCGGTTCGTGCGCAACGTCGTCAATTGA
- the rhtA gene encoding threonine/homoserine exporter RhtA, giving the protein MPRSRFISTVLPVLLLIVSMASIQSGASLAKSLFPLVGAEGVTAMRLLFAAILLLAILRPWRTSLNGKSLVPLIAYGVTLGGMNLMFYMALQTVPLGIAVALEFTGPLAVALYFSRKPIDFLWIAMAVFGLWLLLPIGDLGQGVDPKGALLALAAGVCWGLYIIFGQRAGNDLGAQGAALGVTIAAICVAPIGFAHAGSALLDVSLLPALLGVAVLSSALPYTLEMIALTRLPARTFGTLMSIEPAFGAISGLVFLGEQLTSHQWLAIGAIIFASVGTTLSSRPKEPLALPVAD; this is encoded by the coding sequence ATGCCTCGCTCCCGCTTCATCTCCACTGTCCTGCCGGTTCTCCTGCTGATCGTCTCCATGGCCTCGATCCAGTCCGGCGCCTCCCTGGCCAAGAGCCTGTTCCCGCTGGTGGGCGCCGAGGGCGTAACCGCCATGCGCCTGCTGTTCGCCGCGATCCTCCTGCTGGCGATCCTGCGGCCGTGGCGTACTTCGCTCAACGGCAAGTCGCTGGTGCCGCTGATCGCCTACGGCGTGACCCTCGGCGGCATGAACCTGATGTTCTACATGGCGCTGCAGACCGTGCCGCTGGGGATCGCAGTGGCGCTGGAATTCACCGGGCCGCTGGCGGTGGCGTTGTATTTCTCGCGCAAGCCGATCGACTTCCTGTGGATCGCCATGGCGGTATTCGGCCTCTGGTTACTGCTGCCGATTGGGGACCTGGGCCAGGGCGTGGACCCCAAGGGCGCACTGCTGGCGCTGGCGGCGGGCGTCTGCTGGGGGCTGTACATCATCTTTGGCCAGCGTGCCGGCAATGATCTCGGTGCCCAGGGCGCGGCGCTTGGGGTGACCATCGCCGCAATCTGCGTGGCCCCCATCGGTTTCGCCCATGCCGGCAGTGCACTGCTGGATGTGAGCCTCCTGCCGGCGCTGCTGGGTGTGGCCGTGCTCTCCAGTGCCTTGCCCTACACCCTGGAGATGATCGCCCTGACACGCCTGCCGGCGCGCACCTTCGGCACCCTGATGAGCATCGAGCCGGCGTTCGGCGCGATCTCCGGGCTGGTATTCCTCGGTGAACAGCTCACTTCGCACCAGTGGCTGGCCATCGGCGCGATCATCTTCGCCTCGGTGGGCACCACCCTCAGCAGTCGTCCCAAGGAGCCGCTGGCGCTGCCGGTCGCTGACTGA
- a CDS encoding MATE family efflux transporter, with translation MTSIAQPVSRGRRALIEFKELLSLATPIMIAQLATTAMGFVDAVMAGSVGPRDLAAVALGNSIWIPVFLLMTGTLLATTAKVAQRYGAGDQPGTGPLVRQALWLALLVGPLAAATLWFLSEPVLRAMKVEEALIEPSCFYLRGIACGLPAVALYHVLRCYSDGLGRTRPSMVLGICGLMLNIPINWMLIYGHLGFPALGGPGCGWATGSVMWFMLLGMLFWVNWAKVYKPSQLFAHWELPNFKVIGSLVAVGLPIGIAIFAESSIFSVIALLIGELGEKVVAGHQVALNFSALVFMIPYSLAMAVTVRVGQALGAGTPRDARFAAGVGMGAALAYACISASGMLLMREHIAALYTQDPEVLALAASLLVFSALFQFSDAVQVTAAGALRGYQDTRATMIMTLFAYWGIGLPVGYSLGLAHWLQEPTGPRGLWEGLIVGLTCAAVMLCIRLARSAKRQILLGEKRLSERLSS, from the coding sequence GTGACCAGCATCGCCCAGCCCGTCTCCCGTGGACGGCGCGCCCTCATCGAGTTCAAGGAACTGCTCAGCCTCGCCACGCCGATCATGATCGCCCAGCTGGCCACCACCGCCATGGGCTTCGTCGATGCGGTGATGGCCGGCAGCGTCGGTCCGCGCGACCTCGCGGCAGTGGCGCTGGGCAACTCGATCTGGATTCCGGTGTTCCTGCTGATGACCGGCACCCTGCTCGCCACCACCGCCAAGGTCGCGCAGCGCTATGGCGCCGGCGACCAGCCGGGCACCGGCCCGCTGGTGCGCCAGGCGTTGTGGCTGGCGCTGCTGGTCGGCCCGCTGGCGGCGGCGACCTTGTGGTTCCTCTCCGAGCCGGTGCTGCGGGCGATGAAGGTCGAGGAAGCACTGATCGAGCCCAGTTGCTTCTACCTGCGCGGCATCGCCTGCGGCCTGCCGGCGGTGGCGCTGTACCACGTGCTGCGCTGCTACAGCGATGGCCTGGGGCGCACCCGGCCGAGCATGGTGCTGGGCATCTGCGGGCTGATGCTGAACATTCCGATCAACTGGATGCTGATCTACGGCCACCTCGGCTTCCCGGCCCTGGGCGGCCCCGGCTGCGGCTGGGCCACCGGATCGGTAATGTGGTTCATGCTGCTGGGCATGCTGTTCTGGGTGAACTGGGCAAAGGTCTACAAGCCGAGCCAACTGTTCGCCCACTGGGAGTTGCCCAACTTCAAGGTGATCGGCAGCCTGGTGGCGGTCGGCCTGCCCATTGGCATCGCGATCTTCGCCGAATCGAGCATCTTCTCGGTGATCGCCCTGCTGATCGGCGAGCTGGGTGAGAAAGTCGTGGCGGGTCACCAGGTGGCGCTGAACTTCAGCGCGCTGGTGTTCATGATCCCCTACTCGCTGGCCATGGCCGTGACCGTGCGCGTCGGCCAGGCCCTTGGCGCCGGCACGCCGCGCGATGCGCGCTTCGCCGCAGGCGTCGGGATGGGTGCCGCGCTCGCCTACGCGTGCATTTCCGCCAGCGGCATGCTGCTGATGCGCGAGCACATCGCCGCGCTCTATACCCAGGACCCTGAAGTGCTGGCGCTGGCCGCCTCGCTGCTGGTGTTCTCCGCGCTGTTCCAGTTCTCCGACGCCGTGCAGGTCACCGCCGCCGGCGCCCTGCGCGGTTACCAGGACACCCGCGCGACCATGATCATGACCCTGTTCGCCTACTGGGGTATCGGCCTGCCGGTGGGCTACAGCCTGGGCCTGGCCCACTGGCTGCAGGAGCCCACCGGGCCACGCGGCCTGTGGGAAGGCCTGATCGTCGGCCTGACCTGCGCGGCGGTGATGCTGTGCATCCGCCTGGCCCGCAGCGCCAAGCGGCAGATTCTCCTGGGCGAGAAGCGCCTGAGCGAACGCCTCTCCAGCTGA
- the pdxB gene encoding 4-phosphoerythronate dehydrogenase PdxB, whose protein sequence is MRILADENIPLVEAFFGGHGEIRRLPGRGIDRAVLGDAEVLLVRSVTDVSRALLEGSQVKFVGTCTIGTDHLDLDYFAEAGITWSSAPGCNARGVVDWVLGSLLALAEVHGAKLAERRYGVIGAGQVGGRLVDVLRGLGWDVRVCDPPRAASEGGDFRSLEEVLRECDVISLHTPMTRDGEHPTRHLLDAERLKALRPGTWLLNASRGGVVDNAALRAHLEAGADLDVALDVWEGEPQVDVELAARCRIATPHIAGYSLDGKLRGTAQIYDAFCAWLGRAPEVSLDDLLPAQWLAELSLKEECDPDWALAMLCRAVYDPRSDDAAFRRSLVGDAEARRKAFDALRKHYPPRREITGLWVDIQGDAPRLENLLTALGANRVGE, encoded by the coding sequence ATGCGTATCCTTGCCGATGAAAACATTCCCCTGGTCGAAGCCTTCTTCGGCGGTCACGGTGAAATCCGTCGCCTGCCCGGACGCGGCATCGACCGCGCCGTCCTGGGCGATGCCGAGGTGCTGCTGGTGCGTTCGGTGACCGACGTCAGCCGCGCCTTGCTCGAAGGCAGCCAGGTCAAATTCGTCGGCACCTGCACCATCGGCACCGATCATCTCGACCTCGACTACTTCGCCGAGGCCGGCATCACCTGGTCCAGCGCGCCGGGCTGCAACGCCCGTGGCGTGGTGGACTGGGTGCTGGGCAGCTTGCTGGCGCTGGCTGAGGTGCACGGGGCGAAGCTGGCCGAGCGCCGTTATGGCGTGATTGGCGCCGGTCAGGTTGGCGGCCGTCTGGTCGATGTACTGCGCGGGCTGGGCTGGGATGTGCGCGTCTGCGATCCGCCGCGCGCCGCTTCCGAGGGAGGTGACTTCCGTAGCCTGGAAGAAGTGCTGCGCGAGTGCGACGTGATCAGTCTGCACACGCCGATGACCCGCGATGGCGAACACCCGACGCGTCACCTGCTCGATGCCGAGCGCCTCAAGGCGCTGCGTCCCGGCACCTGGCTGCTCAACGCCAGCCGTGGCGGCGTGGTCGACAACGCCGCACTGCGCGCGCATCTGGAAGCGGGCGCTGACCTGGACGTGGCGCTGGACGTGTGGGAAGGCGAGCCGCAGGTGGACGTCGAACTGGCCGCGCGCTGCCGCATCGCCACGCCGCACATCGCCGGCTACAGCCTGGACGGCAAGCTGCGCGGCACGGCCCAGATCTACGATGCCTTCTGCGCCTGGCTCGGGCGCGCGCCGGAAGTGAGCCTGGACGACCTGCTGCCGGCGCAATGGCTGGCCGAACTGAGCCTGAAGGAAGAGTGCGACCCGGACTGGGCGCTGGCCATGCTGTGCCGTGCGGTGTACGACCCGCGCAGCGATGACGCGGCTTTCCGGCGCAGTCTGGTGGGGGATGCCGAGGCGCGGCGCAAGGCATTCGATGCCCTGCGCAAGCACTACCCGCCGCGACGGGAAATCACCGGGCTGTGGGTGGACATCCAGGGCGATGCGCCGCGGCTGGAAAACCTGCTGACGGCGCTGGGCGCCAACCGGGTCGGGGAGTAG
- a CDS encoding PA1571 family protein, protein MSLQHTPAPRPVPRDPQQPVGGSIIDAQGREIPITEDMIQRACRELEKGTEPPRR, encoded by the coding sequence ATGAGCTTGCAACACACCCCCGCCCCCCGCCCGGTGCCCCGGGACCCACAGCAGCCGGTCGGCGGCTCGATCATCGACGCCCAGGGCCGCGAGATCCCGATCACCGAAGACATGATCCAGCGCGCCTGCCGCGAACTGGAAAAAGGCACCGAGCCGCCTCGCCGATGA
- a CDS encoding ATP-NAD kinase family protein — protein MDGFRVGLIINPLAGIGGPTALKGSDGVAELALARGAQPRAAERTRVALEQLLPVRERLEFLTFPGPMGADLLAEMGFSHRLVGAIEGERSSAADTRHAVQALQDAGVALILFAGGDGTARDVAEVAREGQPVLGIPAGVKIHSGAYAISPRAAGELARRLVEGGLVRLTQGEVRDLDEAALRDGRVAARWYAELTVPEEGHFMQHVKQAGMETEELVLADLAAWLEDSWEEGVRYVFGPGSTLHGLAADLRLETTLLGVDVIENGEVIARDVTESQLFELVDGHPAFLLVTAIGGQGHILGRGNQQISPRVLSAIGIDRLRVIATKRKLGTLEGRPLLVDSGDAALDASFPAAVRVWAGYKEELLYPLGWGPEA, from the coding sequence ATGGATGGCTTTCGCGTAGGCCTGATCATCAATCCGCTGGCCGGTATCGGCGGACCGACCGCGCTCAAGGGCAGCGATGGGGTGGCCGAACTGGCCCTGGCTCGCGGCGCGCAGCCTCGGGCGGCGGAGCGCACGCGGGTGGCGCTGGAGCAGTTGCTGCCGGTGCGCGAGCGCCTGGAGTTCCTCACCTTTCCGGGGCCGATGGGCGCCGATCTGCTGGCGGAGATGGGCTTTTCCCATCGGCTGGTCGGCGCGATCGAGGGCGAACGCAGCTCGGCGGCGGATACCCGTCATGCCGTGCAGGCGCTGCAGGACGCCGGCGTCGCGCTGATCCTCTTCGCCGGTGGCGACGGCACCGCGCGCGATGTCGCCGAGGTTGCACGCGAGGGCCAGCCGGTGCTGGGGATTCCCGCCGGGGTGAAGATCCATTCCGGGGCTTATGCCATCAGCCCGCGTGCCGCTGGGGAGCTGGCGCGGCGGCTGGTGGAGGGTGGGCTGGTGCGCCTGACCCAGGGCGAGGTGCGCGACCTCGATGAGGCCGCCCTGCGCGATGGCCGAGTCGCCGCGCGCTGGTACGCCGAACTGACGGTGCCCGAGGAAGGGCACTTCATGCAGCACGTCAAGCAGGCCGGCATGGAGACCGAGGAACTGGTGCTGGCCGACCTCGCCGCCTGGCTGGAGGACAGCTGGGAAGAAGGCGTGCGCTACGTCTTCGGGCCGGGTTCGACCCTGCACGGGCTGGCCGCCGACCTGCGCCTGGAAACCACGCTGCTGGGCGTGGACGTGATCGAGAACGGCGAGGTGATCGCCCGTGACGTCACCGAATCGCAACTGTTCGAGCTGGTGGACGGTCATCCAGCCTTCCTGCTGGTCACCGCCATTGGCGGCCAGGGCCACATCCTCGGTCGCGGCAACCAGCAGATCAGCCCGCGCGTGCTGAGCGCCATCGGCATCGACCGCCTGCGGGTGATCGCCACCAAGCGCAAGCTCGGCACCCTGGAAGGCCGGCCGCTGCTGGTGGACAGCGGCGACGCGGCGCTGGACGCGAGCTTCCCGGCGGCGGTGCGGGTGTGGGCCGGCTACAAGGAAGAGCTGCTCTATCCGCTGGGCTGGGGCCCCGAGGCCTGA
- a CDS encoding saccharopine dehydrogenase NADP-binding domain-containing protein, translated as MSVSVESSFRVLVLGGYGNFGSLIVRRLSGIDGVRVLVGGRDQKRASALAREVGGEAVCLDMNQPTLAGRLHELKVNLVISTAGPFQGQDYRVARAAIGARAHYIDLADARHFVCGIHELDRAARSAGVLVCSGASSVPGLAAAVIDELLPRFQRLDSIHHGISSSAKIPGHATVEAVLGYCGKPLRQWRQGRWQNVHGWQGLNCHRFPAPLGRRWLAHCDVPDLELFPQRYPGVRDVRFSAGLGLRLTQFGTWGLSWLVRAGLVKNPAGLGASLHRMAVAMEPLGDGRSGMFVHLQGVDGEDRPLALCWEILAQDDHGPNIPCMAAVALARKLAAGRLQQRGATPCIGLISTGEYLAELEGLKISHGLRELAVH; from the coding sequence ATGTCTGTGTCAGTTGAATCGTCATTTCGCGTCCTTGTGCTGGGCGGCTACGGCAACTTTGGCAGCCTGATCGTGCGCCGCCTGAGCGGGATCGACGGGGTTCGCGTGCTGGTCGGCGGGCGCGACCAGAAACGCGCCAGCGCGCTGGCGCGCGAAGTGGGCGGGGAGGCGGTATGCCTGGACATGAACCAGCCGACGCTCGCAGGCCGTCTCCACGAACTCAAGGTCAACCTGGTCATCTCGACTGCCGGCCCCTTCCAGGGCCAGGATTACCGCGTTGCCCGCGCCGCCATCGGGGCGCGGGCGCATTACATCGACCTGGCCGACGCGCGCCACTTCGTCTGCGGCATCCATGAACTCGACCGCGCCGCCCGCAGCGCCGGCGTGCTGGTGTGCAGCGGCGCCAGCTCGGTTCCCGGCCTGGCTGCCGCGGTGATCGACGAACTGCTGCCGCGTTTCCAGCGCCTGGACAGCATCCACCACGGCATCAGCTCTTCGGCGAAGATTCCCGGCCATGCCACGGTCGAGGCGGTGCTGGGCTACTGCGGCAAGCCGCTGCGTCAGTGGCGTCAGGGCCGCTGGCAGAACGTGCATGGCTGGCAGGGGCTGAACTGCCATCGCTTTCCCGCGCCCCTGGGGCGGCGTTGGCTGGCGCACTGCGATGTGCCGGACCTGGAGCTGTTCCCGCAACGCTACCCCGGCGTGCGGGACGTGCGCTTTTCCGCCGGGCTGGGGCTGCGCCTCACCCAGTTCGGCACCTGGGGTCTTTCCTGGCTGGTGCGCGCCGGTCTGGTGAAGAACCCCGCCGGCCTGGGCGCCAGCCTGCACCGCATGGCGGTGGCCATGGAGCCGCTGGGTGACGGGCGCAGCGGCATGTTCGTGCATCTGCAGGGCGTCGATGGCGAGGACCGCCCCCTGGCATTGTGCTGGGAAATACTTGCCCAGGACGACCATGGCCCGAACATTCCCTGCATGGCGGCGGTTGCGCTGGCGCGCAAGCTGGCAGCCGGACGATTGCAGCAGCGCGGGGCGACCCCCTGTATCGGCCTGATCAGCACCGGGGAATACCTGGCTGAACTGGAAGGCCTGAAGATTTCCCACGGCCTGCGTGAGCTCGCCGTTCACTGA
- the msuE gene encoding FMN reductase, whose amino-acid sequence MTSPIKVVAVSGGTYRPSRTLVLTQAVLDALGERLPVETHLIELADIARPLGAALSRQELSAELEATLREIETADLLIVASPVYRGSYPGLLKHLFDLVDMNALIDTPVLLAATGGSERHALVLDHQLRPLFSFFQSITLPIGVYASEADFANYQITSDTLRARIQLAAERAAPLFARPQLRKSA is encoded by the coding sequence ATGACCAGCCCCATCAAAGTGGTCGCCGTTTCCGGCGGCACCTATCGCCCCTCGCGCACCCTGGTGCTCACCCAGGCCGTGCTGGACGCCCTCGGCGAACGCCTGCCGGTAGAGACCCACCTCATCGAACTGGCCGACATCGCCCGCCCGCTGGGTGCCGCATTGTCCCGCCAGGAGCTCTCTGCCGAGCTGGAAGCCACCCTGCGCGAGATCGAGACCGCCGACCTGCTGATCGTCGCCTCACCGGTCTATCGCGGCTCCTACCCGGGCCTGCTCAAGCACCTGTTCGACCTGGTGGACATGAACGCCCTGATCGACACCCCCGTGCTGCTCGCTGCCACCGGTGGCAGCGAGCGCCATGCGCTGGTCCTCGACCACCAGTTGCGCCCGCTGTTCAGCTTCTTCCAGTCGATCACGCTGCCCATCGGTGTGTATGCCAGCGAGGCGGACTTCGCCAACTACCAGATCACCAGCGACACCTTGCGCGCCCGCATCCAACTGGCCGCCGAACGCGCCGCGCCGCTGTTCGCCCGCCCGCAACTGCGCAAATCCGCCTGA
- the ssuD gene encoding FMNH2-dependent alkanesulfonate monooxygenase → MNVFWFLPTHGDGHFLGTSEGARPVSLPYLKQIAQAADALGYYGVLIPTGRSCEDSWVVASALAPLTERLRYLVAIRPGIISPTVSARMAATLDRLSGGRLLINVVTGGDPDENRGDGIHLSHAERYEVTDEFLRIWRRVLQGESVDFAGKHLQVENAKALYPPIQKPYPPLYFGGSSAEAHDLAAEQVDVYLTWGEPPQAVAQKIADVREKAAKQGRTVKFGIRLHVIVRETAEEAWKAADKLIANISDETIANAQKSFARFDSEGQRRMAALHGGRRDQLEIYPNLWAGVGLVRGGAGTALVGDPRQVAERIKEYADLGIDSFIFSGYPHLEEAYRFAELVFPLLPEPYASLAGRGVTNLTGPFGEMIANDVLPERKAG, encoded by the coding sequence ATGAACGTTTTCTGGTTCCTGCCCACCCACGGTGACGGCCACTTCCTCGGCACCAGCGAGGGCGCCCGCCCCGTGTCGCTGCCTTATTTGAAGCAGATCGCCCAGGCTGCCGACGCCCTCGGCTACTACGGCGTGCTGATTCCCACTGGCCGCTCCTGCGAAGACTCCTGGGTTGTCGCCTCGGCCCTGGCGCCGCTCACCGAACGCCTGCGCTACCTGGTGGCGATCCGTCCCGGCATCATCTCGCCGACCGTCTCCGCGCGCATGGCCGCAACCCTGGATCGCCTGTCCGGCGGCCGCCTGCTGATCAACGTGGTCACCGGCGGCGACCCGGATGAAAACCGTGGCGACGGCATCCACCTCAGCCACGCCGAGCGCTACGAAGTCACCGACGAATTCCTGCGTATCTGGCGCCGCGTGCTGCAGGGCGAGTCGGTGGACTTCGCCGGCAAGCACCTGCAGGTGGAGAACGCCAAGGCACTCTATCCGCCGATCCAGAAACCGTACCCGCCGCTGTACTTCGGCGGCTCTTCCGCCGAGGCCCATGACCTGGCCGCCGAGCAGGTGGATGTCTACCTGACCTGGGGCGAGCCGCCGCAAGCGGTCGCGCAGAAGATTGCCGACGTGCGCGAGAAGGCTGCAAAGCAGGGCCGCACGGTGAAGTTCGGCATCCGTCTGCACGTGATCGTCCGCGAGACGGCCGAGGAAGCCTGGAAGGCCGCCGACAAGCTGATCGCCAACATCTCCGACGAGACCATCGCCAACGCGCAGAAATCCTTCGCCCGCTTCGATTCCGAAGGCCAGCGACGCATGGCCGCGCTGCACGGCGGGCGCCGTGACCAGCTGGAGATCTACCCCAACCTCTGGGCCGGCGTCGGCCTGGTGCGCGGCGGCGCCGGCACCGCGCTGGTGGGCGACCCGCGGCAGGTCGCCGAGCGCATCAAGGAGTACGCGGACCTCGGCATCGACAGCTTCATCTTCTCTGGCTACCCGCACCTGGAAGAGGCATATCGCTTTGCCGAACTGGTCTTCCCGCTGCTACCCGAGCCCTACGCCAGCCTTGCCGGGCGCGGCGTGACCAACCTCACCGGGCCCTTCGGCGAAATGATCGCCAATGACGTGCTGCCCGAGCGCAAGGCTGGCTGA